GAATAAATATGCGTACTGGCCATCAGGAGTGAATTTCTCAAGATTGCCAAATTTTTCATATTTGTCATTGTTCAATAGCCGGTAATTTTATTCTTTATAATTGTAAGTTGGGGTGTATAAATTTAAGCATTGATTGTTTTGAGAATTCGATGTAAGAGACAGGAGATTATTTTCCTTGAATCATCCATCCAAAGCCTTTTATAAAAGCGTAATCGGGCATACAAATTTAAGCATTCATCGCCTTATAAATTCAAAGTACGCATAACAATAAACAGGAAATAATTCCTTTGAAATATCCAGCCAAAGCCTTTTACAAAGGTTTAATCGGGCATACAAATTTAAGCATTCATCATTCTATAAATTCAAAATAACCATGACAACAAAAAATAAAATATTCCCATTAAACCCTCCCAAAAAAACATCAAAAAAACCAAACAAAAGAACCATAAACCCTGAATTCACCACTGCCATCCGTGCGGCAAAACTGATCCGGGTTTGCGCAGCATTCATGGCTCCTGACCGGCAGCGTTTTTACCGGCTTTCAAAATTCATTCTCCACCAGGTTATACATGCAGATACCTGTCACCCAATTGGTGAAAGACAGATTCTACATGAACACTTAAAAGTTTTTGAGAACTATGCATTCGATCCGGATCATCCATTGGAAAAATATCTGCCTGCCGACATCATCACATCCGTAGATAACAAAATAAGCATCTCCATCCCCCAACCGGCAATCAATTGGCCCGCACAATCTTTATATTATAAGATTTTCCTCCTGGGTGTCAGCATAGATTTTCAGGCGTTCACTGCAAGCAGTGTGAGCCAAAGTACGGAGTGGCTTACGCAGGATACAGCGCCTATCCATCTGGAAATAGACAATACCTGTTCCCTGCTAATCGCTATAGGGATTGCATTTTCAAACAATAAGACTACGGTTGCCACCTGCAAGGCGGTAAAAATCATCTGCGTCAATACTTAATCATTTTAGGCGAACTTCCCTCACCGTTTCATTCCCAGTCAAATTTGCCACCATCATTGGCTACTCCAATCGTACATCTCAGGCATACTCACCACCAACCACTTCAACCACACTTCCCTCACCATCTCATTCCCTGGCAAATCCACCGCCACAATTTATCGCTCCAACCGTTCATCCTCCTGCATACTCACCACCACCAATCACTCCAACCGCACTTCCCTCACCGTCTCATTCCCCGGCAAATCCACCGCCACAATGACCACTTTCCCACCCACCGGCAACATGCCCGCCTTATAATACCAATCCACACCATTGCGACCTAACACCGCCATCCCTCTTTCCTGTAACTCACCCGCCGCATCAAACACCTTTACCTGTACTTCCGCTACCCTGAACTCATCCTTCGCTGTTACCACCACCGTCGTATCCTCAAACACAATACCCTGCACCTCCGGCGACCTGTAAGCATCCTTTACCGCCATATTATACGCATTCTGCCCCGGACCCGCCTTTGACTTATAATAAGCCTTCAGCTCCGGATCTTCCAAAATCACCTTCGCATAAGCCGCGGCTACGCGCAACTTATACCTGGCTTCTAACTGTTTTTTTGACGGTTTATTTTTTGACGGACCACGCTTCTTCGCCATGATAATCTGCCCGTTCCTTTCGTAAATCGTAAGCTGACCGCCGAGGCTTCCCCGCACGAGTTGCAGCAAAATATTATCCTTCACAATAGCCATAACAAACAATTTTTGGGGTTATACTGCAAGGTAAAGATTTTCGCCTGGAATATTACCCGACAACGACATTTAATAAGTACTAATTCATTACTTTATGCCTACCTCAATATCCAATTGATATAAAAGTACCCTTTACATATCCTTATGGCTATATGAAGGATTAAAACAAAGCCCCTCTTTCAATAGGGAATTAGCACAGATGGAATCCTGGGCCACCCAATAGATCACACCACTCCATTGTTCGTATTTTTATCATAAATCTTTCATTAATCCCATGTCTGTGTTATAACATTTCTCTCCAACAATAAATACTTTTACCCTTAATTCCAGCCATAGACTGGGTTTTCCTTATACCATCAACATTGTCATGAATTTTAAAAACTACCTGTATTCGTAAACCATTGGTTCTCTGATGATATCCTATACCATCCCTGACCCGTTTCCATATTTATAGTAGCACTTAGATGAAACAAATTTTATTGTTCCTATCCCTGCTATGCACCGTTGCACAAAATGCAATTTCGCAGAGCCACCCACTTGCAAGGCACAGAATGTCCGGAATAGGAACACCGCTATTATTGGTATTTTGAATGAAGAAGAGCAACAAAAAGTCGATGAATTAACCTGGCGGCTTGAAGTTCTAAGTAAAGTTGGAATAGCATTAATCAAAATGGGAGATAGTCCTGATTATACATTTTCATTACTTCCAGATGAGAAAGTAAATGGGGAACTGGAATTACCAGCGGCAGACAATTTATTTAGAATCACAATGCATTTTATACCTGGGAATTTAGGTAATGCATTGCATGAATTGAAACATGGTTTTCAGGCATTAAAGGGAGATATAATTGGGGGCTTAGAAAATGAAAAAGTCACGACGAACTACTCAAAGAAATTTACAAGCCTGGCACAACTTAACCAGCCTGGTTACTTTAGGCAATATGCTTTTCCGGGTAAACTTGCACCAAATGTCGAACCCTTAAAAGAAGAACTTAATTATCTAAATAACCAGGTTCAAGGATTAACGGGAACTAACAATCAATTAAATTATGTTATTCAAAACTCAGATCGACATCAAACTACTGTTGACTTAATAAAACGTATAACTCTGCCTAACGGTACACCTATTTATACCAAATGACTATGAAAATCTTAATAATATTTGCACTATTATTAGTGCTCACATCCTGCTCATCCAAAATAACGGATCGACGATTTGTTACAATAAAACCTTTGCGCGATTGGGAAGTTACGCTAACATTCAATAAAGATTCATCCTTTATAATGAAAGATGATTTCTGTTGTAATGAATTTTATTATTGTGGGAAATGGCGATATGTAACAAACTCAAAAAACACAATCGTTTTGTCTGATACAATTAAGGCTGTATTTGACGACTATCATGAAGCTTTCAAGGTATACAACCGAGATAAGCACTATTTCCAACTTTATCCTCCACATTATTATTTTCCTATTATTTCCAATGATACAATAACTATCAAAAAGAATGGGAGGAAAATACTTTTTCGCGATTTAAAATTTGAAAGACAGACAATATTCGATCGTAAAAATTTATCCAAAACAAGAGCTTTATTAATTGCACATGAACTCGTTTATACTTTAAAAATGCCTAATAAAGAATTCAAAAGTCGGTTTGGAAAAGGTAAAAGGCAAATGTTAAAGGCAAAAACTAAAGAATTAATGATTTGTCCCGATTTCATTTTCCCAATGAAGATGCACCGTAAAGGCTCTTAATAGAACTGAGAAATTGCAAATCATGTAGCTGGTAAAATAAATGCCAGCTACTTATGGGCTACTCAAAAAATTCTACCAGCCGGGCACATTTAGAGCAAGCCAACGATATCAGACAACAGGCATATTTGGGTGAACTTCCACCAAATGCCAAACCAGTAAATGGAGAATTGATTTGCCTGACTAATGAAAATAGAAGGATATACTGGAACTAAGGATCAAATAAATTCTGTTATTCAAATCTTAGATCACCATCAAATTACTATTGACTTAATAAAACATATAACTAAGTTATATACTCCCCATTTATTAGACAGCAATAGGTGAATTATTAATTAAAGAATCAAATCTATTACTACTATTATAACCTTTTTCTTTTTTTGGTTCTTTTTTTCTTTTTGTTGATATCTGTGGATATGTGGATAACTTATCAGCTGCTCCATAAACTTCAGCAGGAGTCTTATATTCCAGGCCTTGATGTTTTCGTTCCCAGTTGTAGAATTCCACATACCTGTGAATTCCCTTGTATAAATCCAGTGTACTATCATAAGCATTGAGATAGATATTCTCATACTTGATGCTACGCCAAAATCTTTCGATTGCGATATTGTCAGTGGCTCGTCCTACTCCATCCATGCTTAGGCGAATTTCAGCACCTAATACAGCTGTTGTAAAGTCTTCACTGGTAAACTGGCTGCCCTGATCCGTATTTAAGATCTCTGGTGCTCCATAAATAGAAACGGCCTTTTCAAGCGCTTCCAGACAAAATTCCACTGTCATAGTATTGCTGAGTGTCCAGGATAACAGATAGCGGCTATTCCAGTCTATAATCGCACACAGGTACATAAAACCCTTCGGCATTGGAATATAAGTTATATCCATACTCCAAACCATATTATTCCGATCAATTTTCAGGTTCCGAAGCAGGTAAGGATATGTTTTATGCCACTTACATGCCTCACTTGTATTAGGAGCGGGATATATGGCAGAAATATCCATCTTTCGCATCAATCGCCTTATGCGCTTCACATTAACCTGTACTTCTGGTGTACTCAAATGTTTTGCCATGCGCTCTGCTCCAAAATAAGGATGTTCCAAATGCAGACGGTCTATCTGCTCCATCAGCGCCAGGTTTTGTTTGCTTTCTCCTTTGGGCTCATGGTAATGGCTGCTACGAGATACTTCCAGCAATTGACACTGACGTACAATACTGAGCTCATTGTCCTCCTTATTTACTAAAGCCATCTTTCCAGTTCTTCCCAAATGCCTGCTCAGATTTTTTTTTCAACCAGTCAACCTCTACCTTGAGCTGACCGATTTGCTTATATAGTTCGTCTTTTTCTTCCTGATGATCAGAGGCCGCTACGCCTGCTTTCTTACCCTGATCAAACACATCCTCTGAACCTGATAGCAGTTGCTTCTTCCACTCCGTTATCTGAGTAGGATGTATATCATACTTTTCGGCCAGCTCTGCTAATGTCAGCTGTTCCTTTAAGGCTTCGATAGCTACTTTCGCTTTAAACGCCGCATTGAACTTTCTTCTTCCCTTGTTCATATTGTAAATTTAAGATGTTTTTCCACTTAAACTTACTGTCCGTTTTTCGGGGAGTATTATAAAGCTCACCAAGTATATCCAACGGGAATGCAAACCTTAGCCGCTGTATCATATTTACATTTAACGGACCTTTGTAAGTCATACTGAAAGTAGCCTTCTCTTAACCCAAAATATTGAATTGAATCACTACGCTGATTTAGTAAAAACAATTCATTATTATGAATCCCTATGCTAGTTGTTAAATCATCATTG
This window of the Chitinophaga sancti genome carries:
- a CDS encoding IS3 family transposase, coding for MALVNKEDNELSIVRQCQLLEVSRSSHYHEPKGESKQNLALMEQIDRLHLEHPYFGAERMAKHLSTPEVQVNVKRIRRLMRKMDISAIYPAPNTSEACKWHKTYPYLLRNLKIDRNNMVWSMDITYIPMPKGFMYLCAIIDWNSRYLLSWTLSNTMTVEFCLEALEKAVSIYGAPEILNTDQGSQFTSEDFTTAVLGAEIRLSMDGVGRATDNIAIERFWRSIKYENIYLNAYDSTLDLYKGIHRYVEFYNWERKHQGLEYKTPAEVYGAADKLSTYPQISTKRKKEPKKEKGYNSSNRFDSLINNSPIAV
- a CDS encoding transposase codes for the protein MNKGRRKFNAAFKAKVAIEALKEQLTLAELAEKYDIHPTQITEWKKQLLSGSEDVFDQGKKAGVAASDHQEEKDELYKQIGQLKVEVDWLKKKSEQAFGKNWKDGFSK
- a CDS encoding copper resistance protein NlpE gives rise to the protein MKILIIFALLLVLTSCSSKITDRRFVTIKPLRDWEVTLTFNKDSSFIMKDDFCCNEFYYCGKWRYVTNSKNTIVLSDTIKAVFDDYHEAFKVYNRDKHYFQLYPPHYYFPIISNDTITIKKNGRKILFRDLKFERQTIFDRKNLSKTRALLIAHELVYTLKMPNKEFKSRFGKGKRQMLKAKTKELMICPDFIFPMKMHRKGS